A genomic segment from Actinomadura hallensis encodes:
- a CDS encoding aminoglycoside phosphotransferase family protein, with protein MSSHAAFEPLHGAEGQPTPVLRHGDTVLRPAAPWTPTVHALLDHLEQVGFTGSPRVVGDGYDDQGREVVTYVEGEFVHPHAWSDEGVHAAGRLLRRLHDATASFTPPDGAVWQRWPFHSDAPDAIISHRDAGPWHTVARGGMPVAYIDWTTAGPTDRLDEVAGAAWWNAQLHDDDIAERHGLPDAESRAGQLRLFLDGYGLSGEDRRGFVTRMIEYAVRDCAAVAIEERITPESGDTAPGPGHAVWALAWRARSAAWMLRHRPILERAVTG; from the coding sequence GTGTCTTCGCACGCCGCCTTCGAGCCGCTGCACGGCGCCGAAGGTCAACCCACTCCCGTCCTGCGTCACGGCGATACGGTGCTCCGCCCGGCGGCGCCGTGGACGCCCACCGTCCACGCCCTGCTCGACCACCTGGAGCAGGTCGGCTTCACCGGCAGCCCGCGCGTCGTCGGCGACGGGTACGACGATCAGGGACGTGAGGTCGTCACCTATGTCGAGGGCGAGTTCGTCCACCCGCACGCGTGGAGCGACGAAGGGGTCCACGCCGCCGGCCGGCTGCTCCGCCGGCTGCACGACGCCACGGCCTCCTTCACCCCGCCGGACGGTGCCGTGTGGCAGCGGTGGCCGTTCCACAGCGACGCCCCCGACGCGATCATCAGTCACCGGGACGCGGGTCCCTGGCACACGGTCGCACGCGGCGGGATGCCGGTCGCCTACATCGACTGGACCACGGCCGGGCCGACCGACCGTCTCGACGAGGTCGCGGGCGCGGCCTGGTGGAACGCCCAGCTGCACGACGACGACATCGCCGAACGGCACGGCCTGCCCGACGCGGAGTCCCGCGCCGGGCAGCTCCGGCTCTTCCTGGACGGCTACGGCCTGTCCGGCGAGGACCGGCGCGGGTTCGTCACCCGGATGATCGAGTACGCGGTTCGCGACTGCGCGGCCGTCGCGATCGAGGAGCGGATCACTCCGGAATCCGGCGACACGGCCCCCGGCCCGGGGCACGCGGTATGGGCGCTGGCCTGGCGGGCGCGATCGGCGGCATGGATGCTGCGCCACCGCCCGATCCTCGAACGCGCCGTCACCGGCTGA
- a CDS encoding LLM class flavin-dependent oxidoreductase, whose amino-acid sequence MQFGVFSVGDVTPDPTTGRVPSEAERIQAMVRIAEKAEEVGLDVFATGEHHNPPFVPSSPTTMLGFIAARTERLILSTATTLITTNDPVKIAEDYAMLQHLAGGRVDLMMGRGNTAPVYPWFGKDIRDGIPLAIENYHLLHRLWREDVVDWEGRFRTPLQSFTSTPRPLDGVPPFVWHGSIRSPEIAEQAAYYGDGFFANHIFWPKEHFQRLIGLYRQRYEHYGHGSADQAIVGLGGQVFMRKNSQDAVREFRPYFDNAPVYGHGPSLEEFIAETPLTVGSPQQVIDKTLTFRDNFGDYQRQLFLIDHAGLPLKTVLEQMDMLGEEVVPVLRKEFEAMRPAHVPATAPTHASRVAEAEREKAGDVR is encoded by the coding sequence ATGCAGTTCGGAGTCTTCTCGGTCGGAGACGTGACTCCCGACCCGACCACCGGGCGCGTCCCGTCCGAGGCCGAGCGGATCCAGGCGATGGTCCGGATCGCCGAGAAGGCCGAAGAGGTCGGCCTGGACGTCTTCGCGACGGGCGAGCACCACAACCCGCCGTTCGTGCCGTCCTCCCCGACCACGATGCTCGGCTTCATCGCGGCCCGCACCGAGCGGCTCATCCTGTCCACCGCGACGACGCTGATCACCACCAACGACCCGGTGAAGATCGCGGAGGACTACGCGATGCTCCAGCACCTGGCCGGCGGCCGGGTGGACCTCATGATGGGACGCGGCAACACCGCCCCCGTCTACCCCTGGTTCGGCAAGGACATCCGCGACGGCATCCCGCTCGCCATCGAGAACTACCACCTGCTGCACCGGCTCTGGCGCGAGGACGTCGTCGACTGGGAGGGCAGGTTCCGCACGCCCCTGCAGTCGTTCACCTCGACGCCGCGCCCGCTGGACGGCGTCCCGCCGTTCGTGTGGCACGGCTCGATCCGCAGCCCGGAGATCGCCGAGCAGGCCGCCTACTACGGCGACGGCTTCTTCGCCAACCACATCTTCTGGCCGAAGGAGCACTTCCAGCGGCTGATCGGCCTCTACCGGCAGCGCTACGAGCACTACGGCCACGGCTCCGCCGACCAGGCGATCGTCGGGCTCGGCGGGCAGGTGTTCATGCGGAAGAACTCCCAGGACGCCGTCCGCGAGTTCCGCCCGTACTTCGACAACGCCCCGGTCTACGGGCACGGGCCCTCGCTGGAGGAGTTCATCGCCGAGACGCCGCTCACGGTCGGGAGCCCGCAGCAGGTCATCGACAAGACCCTGACGTTCCGCGACAACTTCGGCGACTACCAGCGCCAGCTGTTCCTGATCGACCACGCGGGGCTGCCGCTGAAGACCGTCCTGGAGCAGATGGACATGCTGGGGGAGGAGGTCGTCCCCGTGCTGCGCAAGGAGTTCGAGGCCATGCGCCCGGCCCACGTCCCCGCCACCGCGCCGACCCACGCCTCCCGGGTCGCCGAGGCCGAGCGGGAGAAGGCGGGTGACGTCCGATGA
- a CDS encoding erythromycin esterase family protein — translation MRPGPSPRTGPGAAAGGNTADDVLGAALPMEVEEDLDPLLDEIGDARCVLIGEASHGTHEYYAWRAALTRRLIAERGFSFVAVEGDWPDCRRVGRSVTLAPDSPPDPRDVLDSYGRWPTWMWANEETVRFSRWMRDHNAGLPPDERAGFYGLDVYSLWESLRAVVDHVAEHRPEHLRAALRAYRCFEPHAGDPRAYGWNTALVPDGCHDEILALLTRLRRPVTHGDTRDPVEEFDARQNAEVTAGAERYYRAMLDGGPESWNIREVHMADTLGRLLEFHGGGTGMGETSGLAMGKGVVWAHNTHVGDARGTDMTDAGMVSLGQLARERHGRDEVALVGFAGGHGEVVAAPRWGAPMEVMQVPPPVPGSLEEVLGESELHRGMFVVPPEQDKPPFLTGTLGHRAIGVVYDADRDARQYVPTRLAERYDALCWFRTTSALEPLHLEAAPTGELEALPTGV, via the coding sequence TTGAGGCCGGGACCGAGCCCCCGGACCGGCCCGGGCGCCGCGGCCGGCGGTAACACGGCCGACGACGTGCTCGGGGCGGCGCTGCCGATGGAGGTCGAGGAGGATCTCGACCCCCTCCTGGACGAGATCGGGGACGCCCGCTGCGTGCTGATCGGCGAGGCGAGCCACGGCACGCACGAGTATTACGCGTGGCGGGCGGCGCTGACGAGGCGGCTGATCGCCGAGCGCGGCTTCTCGTTCGTCGCGGTCGAGGGCGACTGGCCGGACTGCCGCCGGGTCGGGCGCAGCGTGACGCTGGCGCCGGATTCGCCCCCGGACCCGCGGGACGTCCTCGACTCCTACGGGCGGTGGCCGACGTGGATGTGGGCGAACGAGGAGACGGTCCGGTTCAGCCGGTGGATGCGCGACCACAACGCCGGTCTCCCGCCGGACGAGCGCGCCGGGTTCTACGGGCTGGACGTCTACAGCCTGTGGGAGTCGCTGCGCGCCGTCGTCGACCATGTGGCGGAGCACCGTCCCGAACACCTGCGGGCGGCTCTGCGCGCCTACAGGTGCTTCGAGCCCCACGCGGGGGACCCGCGCGCCTACGGCTGGAACACCGCCCTGGTCCCGGACGGGTGCCACGACGAGATCCTCGCGCTGCTGACGCGGCTGCGCCGGCCGGTGACGCACGGCGACACCCGCGATCCCGTCGAGGAGTTCGACGCGCGGCAGAACGCCGAGGTCACCGCGGGAGCCGAGCGGTACTACCGCGCGATGCTCGACGGCGGCCCGGAGTCGTGGAACATCCGGGAGGTCCACATGGCCGACACCCTCGGCCGGCTCCTGGAGTTCCACGGAGGCGGCACGGGGATGGGCGAGACCAGCGGCCTCGCCATGGGCAAGGGCGTCGTGTGGGCGCACAACACCCATGTCGGCGACGCCCGCGGCACCGACATGACCGACGCCGGGATGGTCAGCCTCGGCCAGCTCGCCAGGGAGCGGCACGGCCGGGACGAGGTCGCGCTGGTCGGGTTCGCCGGCGGCCACGGCGAGGTGGTCGCGGCCCCGCGCTGGGGCGCGCCGATGGAGGTCATGCAGGTCCCGCCGCCCGTGCCGGGGTCGCTGGAGGAGGTGCTGGGGGAGTCGGAGCTGCACCGGGGGATGTTCGTCGTGCCGCCCGAGCAGGACAAGCCGCCCTTCCTCACCGGCACGCTCGGGCACCGCGCGATCGGCGTCGTCTACGACGCGGACCGCGACGCGCGCCAGTACGTCCCGACCAGGCTCGCCGAGAGGTACGACGCCCTGTGCTGGTTCCGGACCACCTCGGCGCTGGAACCGCTGCACCTCGAGGCGGCGCCCACCGGCGAGCTGGAGGCCCTCCCGACCGGGGTCTGA
- a CDS encoding LysE family translocator, which translates to MVDTSLYAAFVVAALALCLTPGPDMMFIVAMGGRGGPAAGVMAAAGVGTGALTHAVAAMLGLSALFTALPTLYHVLRWAGAAYLLYLAVKAFRDRGDPATDAPAAGPGASRADRRRAHWRRAYWQGVVTNLLNPKVILFNVAFLPQFVNPSLGHPMMQFLVLGVTLVLIGLAVDSGVGLLSGRLADLLRSSRRVARCLNVFSGTVFTGLAVRMVAVPK; encoded by the coding sequence ATGGTGGACACCTCTCTGTACGCGGCGTTCGTCGTCGCGGCGCTCGCCCTGTGCCTCACACCGGGGCCCGACATGATGTTCATCGTCGCCATGGGCGGGCGCGGCGGCCCGGCCGCGGGGGTGATGGCCGCCGCGGGCGTGGGCACCGGGGCCCTCACCCACGCCGTCGCCGCGATGCTCGGCCTGTCCGCCCTGTTCACCGCCCTCCCGACGCTGTACCACGTGCTGCGCTGGGCCGGTGCCGCCTACCTGCTGTACCTGGCGGTGAAGGCGTTCCGCGACCGCGGAGATCCCGCGACGGACGCGCCCGCCGCAGGACCCGGCGCGTCCCGCGCCGATCGGCGGCGCGCGCACTGGAGGCGGGCGTACTGGCAGGGCGTCGTGACGAACCTGCTCAACCCGAAGGTGATCCTGTTCAACGTCGCCTTCCTGCCGCAGTTCGTGAACCCGTCCCTCGGCCACCCGATGATGCAGTTCCTGGTCCTCGGGGTGACGCTCGTGCTGATCGGCCTCGCCGTGGACTCCGGCGTCGGGCTGCTGTCCGGCCGGCTCGCGGACCTGCTGCGCAGCAGCCGCCGGGTCGCGCGGTGCCTGAACGTCTTCAGCGGGACGGTCTTCACCGGCCTCGCCGTCCGCATGGTCGCCGTGCCCAAGTGA
- the hypF gene encoding carbamoyltransferase HypF, giving the protein MDVRVGVRVEGTVQGVGFRPFVHGLATALGLSGLVGNDAAGVFIEVEGAPGAVRRFLDDLRARPPRLAAVESVTTRELAPRGGAGFAIVGSEAAGERRALVPWDSATCDACLRELRDPAGRRHGHPFVNCTDCGPRFTIVTDVPYDRPNTTMAEFPMCGRCAAEYDDPADRRFHAQPVCCSACGPSVSLRLPGQSPPSRAEGGPADPIAAARTLLEDGAVLAVKGLGGYHLAARAADDTAVAALRARKHREDKPFAVMVPDMAAARALCDLDDTEEALLTGPRRPIVLARRRPGAPLADAVAPGNRSLGLMLPYTPLHHLLVTEPLVMTSGNVSDEPIAHQDDDALERLGGIADAFLLHDRPIRTRADDSVVRVFRGRPLPLRRSRGYVPEPVPIPKGRAVLACGAELKNTFCLAHDGRAFVSHHIGDLENYETLRAYEEGIAHFRRLFGIAPELLAYDPHPEYLSTKYALDQDLPAVAVQHHHAHIASCLADNGASGPVIGVAFDGTGFGTDGTLWGGEFLIADLHGFERAGHLEPVPMPGGASAIREPWRMAAAYGVPDSLPVARRPEWPTVSSMARRRVNAPLTSSMGRLFDAVAAALGIRDRVNYEGQAAIELEQLADPSERASYKTSFQGEKPFTVAGADLINAVVADIDANVPAPVIAARFHNGVAALILDAASRLRATTGLETVALSGGVFQNMFLLERAVSGLEAAGFEVLTHHRVPPNDAGISLGQAAVAASHST; this is encoded by the coding sequence ATGGACGTCAGGGTCGGCGTCCGCGTCGAAGGGACCGTGCAGGGCGTCGGATTCCGCCCGTTCGTGCACGGCCTCGCGACCGCGCTCGGGCTGTCCGGGCTGGTCGGCAACGACGCGGCCGGCGTGTTCATCGAGGTGGAGGGGGCGCCCGGCGCGGTCCGGCGGTTCCTGGACGACCTGCGTGCGCGTCCGCCCCGCCTGGCCGCCGTCGAAAGCGTCACCACCCGGGAACTCGCCCCGCGAGGCGGCGCCGGCTTCGCGATCGTGGGCAGCGAGGCGGCGGGGGAGCGGCGCGCCCTTGTGCCCTGGGACTCGGCCACCTGCGACGCCTGCCTGCGCGAGCTCCGCGACCCGGCCGGCCGGCGCCATGGACATCCGTTCGTCAACTGCACCGACTGCGGGCCGCGCTTCACGATCGTGACGGACGTCCCCTACGACCGTCCCAACACCACCATGGCGGAGTTCCCGATGTGCGGGCGGTGCGCCGCCGAGTACGACGACCCCGCCGACCGGCGTTTCCACGCCCAGCCGGTGTGCTGCTCCGCCTGCGGCCCGTCCGTCTCCCTCCGCCTTCCCGGGCAGTCTCCGCCGTCGCGGGCCGAGGGCGGGCCGGCCGACCCGATCGCCGCCGCCCGGACGCTGCTCGAGGACGGCGCCGTCCTCGCCGTCAAGGGGCTGGGCGGCTACCACCTCGCCGCGCGGGCCGCGGACGACACCGCGGTCGCCGCGCTCCGCGCACGCAAGCACCGCGAGGACAAGCCGTTCGCCGTCATGGTCCCCGACATGGCCGCCGCCCGCGCGCTCTGCGACCTCGACGACACAGAGGAGGCGCTGCTCACCGGCCCCCGGCGGCCGATCGTCCTGGCCCGCCGCCGCCCCGGCGCGCCCCTCGCCGACGCGGTCGCGCCGGGCAACCGCTCGCTCGGGCTCATGCTCCCCTACACCCCGCTGCATCACCTGCTCGTCACCGAGCCCTTGGTCATGACCAGCGGGAACGTCTCGGACGAGCCGATCGCCCACCAGGACGACGACGCCCTGGAACGCCTCGGCGGCATCGCCGACGCGTTCCTGCTCCACGACCGTCCGATCCGCACCCGGGCTGACGACTCGGTGGTCCGGGTCTTCCGTGGGCGTCCCCTGCCCCTGCGGCGCTCCCGCGGGTACGTGCCGGAGCCGGTGCCGATCCCGAAGGGACGTGCCGTCCTGGCGTGCGGCGCCGAGCTGAAGAACACCTTCTGCCTGGCGCACGACGGCCGCGCGTTCGTCTCCCACCACATCGGCGACCTGGAGAACTACGAGACGCTCCGCGCCTACGAGGAGGGCATCGCCCATTTCCGGCGCCTCTTCGGCATCGCCCCCGAACTGCTCGCCTACGACCCGCACCCCGAGTACCTGTCGACGAAGTACGCGCTCGACCAGGACCTCCCGGCCGTCGCCGTCCAGCACCACCACGCGCACATCGCGTCCTGCCTGGCCGACAACGGCGCGTCCGGCCCGGTCATCGGCGTCGCCTTCGACGGCACCGGTTTCGGGACGGACGGCACGCTGTGGGGAGGCGAGTTCCTCATCGCCGACCTCCACGGCTTCGAACGCGCCGGCCATCTGGAACCGGTGCCGATGCCCGGCGGCGCGTCCGCGATCCGCGAACCATGGCGAATGGCGGCCGCGTACGGCGTCCCGGACAGTCTCCCCGTTGCACGCCGTCCCGAATGGCCCACGGTCAGCTCCATGGCCCGCCGCCGCGTCAACGCGCCTTTGACGTCCAGCATGGGCCGCCTGTTCGACGCCGTGGCCGCGGCCCTCGGCATCCGCGACCGGGTCAATTACGAGGGGCAGGCGGCCATTGAACTGGAACAACTCGCCGACCCCTCCGAACGGGCCTCCTATAAGACCTCATTCCAGGGAGAAAAGCCATTCACGGTGGCGGGCGCCGACTTGATCAACGCCGTCGTCGCCGACATCGACGCGAACGTACCCGCCCCGGTCATCGCGGCGAGGTTCCACAACGGCGTGGCCGCCCTGATCCTGGACGCCGCATCCCGCCTCCGCGCCACCACCGGATTGGAGACGGTCGCCCTCTCCGGCGGGGTCTTCCAGAACATGTTCCTGCTGGAACGCGCCGTGTCGGGCCTGGAAGCCGCCGGTTTCGAGGTGCTGACCCACCACCGCGTCCCACCCAACGACGCCGGCATAAGCCTGGGTCAAGCGGCCGTGGCCGCGTCCCACTCCACTTGA
- a CDS encoding TetR/AcrR family transcriptional regulator encodes MRGGTYHHGDLRRVILDAAVEAISESGPAGWSLRELARRAGVSHAAPAHHFGDKAGLLTAVAARGYALFADALEAAGGDLYEVGLAYVRFAVDHRPYFEVIFSPGLYREDDPEVAAARDRASRVLTRGVRGVSADGEGDGDGERAGGRGADRTASIAAWSIVHGFAHLWLSGALPRDLGDDPVAAAGPVIRLLFAR; translated from the coding sequence ATGAGGGGCGGCACCTACCACCACGGCGACCTGCGGCGCGTGATCCTCGACGCGGCGGTCGAGGCGATCTCGGAGTCGGGCCCGGCCGGCTGGAGCCTGCGCGAGCTGGCGCGCCGCGCGGGCGTCTCGCACGCCGCGCCCGCCCACCACTTCGGCGACAAGGCGGGGCTGCTCACGGCCGTCGCCGCCCGGGGCTACGCGCTGTTCGCCGACGCCCTCGAGGCCGCCGGGGGCGACCTTTACGAGGTGGGCCTGGCCTACGTCCGCTTCGCCGTCGACCACCGGCCGTACTTCGAGGTGATCTTCAGCCCGGGGCTGTACCGGGAGGACGACCCCGAGGTCGCCGCCGCCCGCGACCGCGCGAGCCGTGTGCTGACCAGGGGCGTCCGCGGCGTCTCGGCGGACGGCGAGGGCGACGGCGACGGCGAGCGGGCCGGCGGGAGGGGCGCCGACCGGACCGCCTCGATCGCCGCCTGGTCGATCGTCCACGGCTTCGCCCACCTCTGGCTCAGCGGCGCCCTGCCCCGCGACCTCGGCGACGACCCCGTGGCCGCCGCCGGGCCGGTCATCCGCCTTCTGTTCGCCCGCTGA
- a CDS encoding DUF2637 domain-containing protein, which produces MATAVVTATAGGFAQSYAGLYHWALEHGLTGWKAESFPLLVDLFIIVGELGLFLLAIDAFVLHRRALMSWLDFCLPLTIALAGWTASLIFNVGHVGNKSFSYQATAAVPPIVSMLGLFVLLRTLHRYVSQQSEPQEAPKAPEPQTRALAGPVTLNQITLMPFRNTGPFPQIQVPGHSGKAIESGTADTADADTGKAQTATATAEPPATGAATTGAATTGAATTGAATTGAATTGQAEPAPAPPAAPAQPSAAAPSAGQPAHAESPAPAPAPAPEPAPEPELAVVSAAARGGLNGRSGYGAAAEPAAPAPEPEPAPDPEGLRNFVIDALERRHGDVLATLADVKAAGYTCDEAEIQRISDNHWFPYAVYRLLAKHGGDGRLVAEELRSQGIVYDQAVLDELVRSWRV; this is translated from the coding sequence ATGGCGACGGCGGTCGTGACCGCCACCGCCGGTGGTTTCGCCCAGTCCTACGCCGGCCTCTACCACTGGGCGCTGGAGCACGGGCTCACGGGCTGGAAGGCCGAGTCGTTCCCGCTGCTGGTCGACCTGTTCATCATCGTCGGGGAACTCGGGCTGTTCCTGCTGGCCATAGACGCCTTCGTGCTGCACCGCCGCGCCCTGATGAGCTGGCTGGACTTCTGCCTGCCGCTGACCATCGCGCTCGCCGGCTGGACGGCCAGCCTGATCTTCAACGTCGGCCACGTCGGCAACAAGTCGTTCTCCTACCAGGCGACGGCCGCCGTTCCCCCGATCGTGTCGATGCTCGGCCTTTTCGTCCTCCTGCGGACCCTGCACCGGTACGTGTCGCAGCAGTCCGAGCCCCAGGAAGCGCCCAAGGCTCCGGAGCCGCAGACGCGCGCCCTCGCGGGTCCCGTCACGCTGAACCAGATCACCCTGATGCCCTTCCGTAACACCGGCCCGTTCCCGCAGATCCAGGTCCCCGGCCACTCCGGCAAGGCCATCGAGTCCGGCACCGCGGACACCGCCGACGCCGACACGGGCAAGGCGCAGACCGCCACCGCCACCGCGGAGCCCCCGGCCACCGGAGCCGCGACCACCGGAGCCGCCACCACCGGAGCCGCCACCACCGGAGCCGCCACCACCGGAGCCGCCACCACCGGGCAGGCCGAGCCCGCCCCCGCCCCGCCGGCGGCACCCGCCCAGCCCTCCGCCGCAGCGCCGTCCGCCGGGCAGCCCGCTCACGCCGAGTCCCCCGCGCCCGCGCCCGCACCGGCGCCGGAGCCCGCCCCGGAGCCCGAGCTGGCCGTCGTCAGCGCCGCCGCACGCGGCGGCCTCAACGGCCGCAGCGGCTACGGCGCGGCCGCCGAGCCGGCGGCGCCCGCTCCGGAGCCCGAGCCCGCGCCCGACCCGGAAGGGCTGCGCAACTTCGTCATCGACGCTCTCGAACGCCGCCACGGCGACGTGCTCGCGACGCTCGCCGACGTCAAGGCGGCGGGCTACACCTGCGACGAGGCCGAGATCCAGCGGATCAGCGACAACCACTGGTTCCCGTACGCCGTGTACCGGCTGCTCGCCAAGCACGGCGGCGACGGCCGGCTCGTCGCCGAGGAGCTGCGGTCGCAGGGCATCGTCTACGACCAGGCCGTGCTGGACGAACTCGTCCGCTCCTGGCGCGTCTGA
- a CDS encoding FMN reductase, producing the protein MTTLAVVSAGLGQPSSTRLLADRLAEATAEALRPGTAGQGDAGQDVAVEVIELRDHAHAMIDAALTHFPSGAFRAAVETVTGADGLIAVTPVFNASYSGLFKTFFDVLERDSLEGKPVLLGATGGTERHSLAIDYAMRPLFAYLRADVVPTAVYAASEDWGGSGGSAGAPARNLAERVTRAGTELAALMSARPVPQKPDPYETPVPFEELLSASSR; encoded by the coding sequence ATGACGACCCTCGCCGTCGTGTCCGCCGGGCTCGGGCAGCCGTCGTCGACCCGTCTCCTGGCCGACCGCCTCGCTGAGGCGACCGCCGAGGCCCTCCGGCCGGGGACGGCCGGTCAGGGGGACGCCGGGCAGGACGTCGCCGTCGAAGTGATCGAGCTGCGCGACCATGCGCACGCGATGATCGACGCGGCCCTGACCCACTTCCCGTCAGGGGCGTTCCGCGCCGCGGTGGAGACGGTGACGGGCGCCGACGGGCTCATCGCCGTCACACCCGTGTTCAACGCCTCCTACAGCGGCCTGTTCAAGACGTTCTTCGACGTCCTGGAACGGGACTCCCTGGAAGGCAAGCCGGTACTGCTGGGCGCGACGGGCGGCACCGAGCGGCACTCGCTGGCCATCGACTACGCGATGCGCCCGCTGTTCGCCTACCTGCGCGCCGACGTCGTCCCCACCGCCGTGTACGCGGCGTCCGAGGACTGGGGCGGTTCCGGAGGCTCCGCCGGTGCGCCCGCCCGGAACCTCGCCGAACGCGTCACCCGCGCCGGAACCGAGCTGGCTGCCCTGATGAGCGCCCGGCCCGTCCCGCAGAAGCCCGACCCGTACGAGACGCCCGTTCCCTTCGAGGAACTCCTGTCCGCGAGCAGCCGCTGA
- a CDS encoding DUF427 domain-containing protein, which translates to MSLTMRPGPLSGSPGDAVNYTIQGPEHLLFMHDFPRRVRAVFAGETVLDTDRGRLLHETGLLPVLYVPEEDVRTDLLERTDRTTHCPFKGDAAYWTLRAGDRESENAVWAYPEPKAESAWLRGLMAFYWNRVDAWFDEDEEVRGHLRDPYHRVDARESSRHVRVLLKGEVVAETDRPKVLSETGLPNRFYIPAEDVRRDLLTRSEKRTVCPYKGEATYWSLDGAEDAAWSYEEPLENALKVRGHLCFLHDAITVETGR; encoded by the coding sequence ATGTCACTCACCATGCGGCCGGGGCCGCTCTCGGGTTCGCCCGGGGACGCGGTCAACTACACCATCCAGGGTCCGGAGCACCTGCTGTTCATGCACGACTTCCCGCGGCGGGTCCGCGCGGTGTTCGCCGGTGAGACCGTCCTGGACACCGACCGCGGGAGGCTCCTCCACGAGACGGGGCTGCTGCCCGTCCTGTACGTCCCGGAGGAGGACGTGCGGACCGACCTCCTGGAGAGGACCGACCGCACCACGCACTGCCCGTTCAAGGGCGACGCCGCGTACTGGACGCTCCGGGCCGGCGACCGGGAGTCGGAGAACGCGGTCTGGGCGTACCCGGAGCCGAAGGCCGAGTCGGCGTGGCTGCGCGGGCTCATGGCCTTCTACTGGAACCGCGTGGACGCCTGGTTCGACGAGGACGAGGAGGTCCGCGGGCATCTCCGCGACCCGTACCACCGCGTCGACGCCCGCGAATCGTCCCGCCATGTCCGGGTGCTGCTGAAGGGGGAGGTCGTCGCCGAGACCGATCGGCCGAAGGTGCTGTCGGAGACGGGCCTGCCCAACCGCTTCTACATCCCGGCCGAGGACGTCCGCCGCGACCTACTGACCAGGAGCGAGAAGCGCACGGTCTGCCCGTACAAGGGCGAGGCGACGTACTGGTCGCTGGACGGCGCGGAGGACGCCGCCTGGTCCTACGAGGAGCCCCTCGAGAACGCCCTCAAGGTCCGCGGCCACCTGTGCTTCCTCCACGACGCCATCACGGTCGAGACGGGACGCTAG
- a CDS encoding Crp/Fnr family transcriptional regulator produces the protein MAPYAATPPRPEFWAALDPAQQAALRAAGRPKQYPVRAPLVYQGDESDHVIIIERGWAKVTSSTEDGHDVVLAVRGPGDLLAESAVLGGRTRSATVTALSPIRALVVPAARFTGFLDEHPDVWMLVTSTFVQRLDDSDRRLKAHVTSRGTQRLAMLLAELAERSVQYAPPAPDGSIEIGPPLSQEELGSWMDASRETVARALNGLRREGLIRTGWRKIVVLDLPGLREFAKDND, from the coding sequence GTGGCACCGTACGCGGCGACCCCTCCGCGCCCGGAGTTCTGGGCCGCGCTCGACCCCGCGCAGCAGGCGGCGCTGCGGGCCGCCGGGCGTCCGAAGCAGTATCCGGTGAGGGCGCCCCTGGTGTACCAGGGCGACGAGTCCGACCACGTGATCATCATCGAGCGCGGCTGGGCGAAGGTGACCTCGTCCACCGAGGACGGCCACGACGTGGTCCTGGCGGTGCGGGGGCCGGGCGACCTGCTCGCCGAGAGCGCGGTGCTCGGCGGCCGCACCCGTTCGGCGACGGTGACCGCCTTGTCGCCGATCCGCGCGCTGGTGGTGCCCGCCGCGCGGTTCACCGGGTTCCTGGACGAGCATCCGGACGTGTGGATGCTCGTGACGAGCACCTTCGTCCAGCGTCTCGACGACTCGGACCGCCGCCTGAAGGCGCATGTGACCAGCCGGGGGACCCAGCGGCTCGCGATGCTGCTCGCCGAGCTGGCCGAGCGGTCCGTGCAGTACGCGCCGCCCGCGCCGGACGGGTCGATCGAGATCGGCCCGCCGCTGTCGCAGGAGGAGCTGGGCAGCTGGATGGACGCGTCCCGCGAGACGGTCGCGCGGGCGCTGAACGGGCTGCGGCGCGAGGGCCTGATCCGCACCGGCTGGCGCAAGATCGTCGTGCTGGACCTGCCCGGCCTGCGCGAGTTCGCCAAGGACAACGACTGA